In the Ornithodoros turicata isolate Travis chromosome 5, ASM3712646v1, whole genome shotgun sequence genome, GTTGGATTGATGTAATACGAACTCCGCGATAGGGTGGCTCTCCGCCCTTGACCCAAATAACCACAGGCACTTAAATTATGCTCTTTGTACTGTAGCCGCCACTGGACTCGTAAGAATTGCGACTTCCTTTCGCTAGCATATCGAAAGCACCTTCGGACGTAATGTGGTTTATTCATTTTTGCTTCGCTTTCGTGACACATTGGCAGCATTGCCTGATGGCGTGCGGGCTTTCACTTTCgtgaacattatgacgtcatagtCGGTAAGCTAGTTTCAGCCATGTAACGTCAACCTCGTAGGGTACGCACGTACGTGTGGCGTGAAGGAGAACTAAGCGAAACAGAAATGCAGGTGTGACTATAGCCGACATGATGTGAGGTGAGACGAAGGAATGAGAGACAAAAGTGACTAGAAGGAAGTTCTTTGTGCAATGAGCATATAGGGTCAGTAAACGCAGAGTATCAAAAAATGCGCAAAGCCCGCCCCTTgtttctggctgacctttcctcccaaaataaatatatcctccccccccccccccgcctcttGAAGGAAGTGGACTATGCTTTGTGTTTCCGAGTACCTGTTGAAAATGTAGAAATCAGGAGAGAACGAACACCGAACCTATAGGAGGTTCGTCGTTTCGGCACTGAGCCAGTTGGTGTCAATCTACCCAAATGTGCTTCCTTAcaagcttttttctttttttcgtccgCTAGTCATTTCCACATTTGTAGAAAATAAAGGAATATCCACCAAAACCGCATATATCTAACGCTATACAATGTGTATATTCCAGGAGGACTATGGGTCTCGTGCCGGTTACCGCTTTATGTGGGATAGGCTCCAAAGCGAGAACCGCTGCTGCGGCGTGCAGGGGCCATCGGACTTCAACGGCACGTCCTGGTTACGCGAACAACGTCTGGCTAACTCCTGGTTTCGGCAGATGGTACCGGAATCGTGCTGTCCCACTCCCCTAAACCGCTCGTGTGCCGTGGAACTGAACGGAGCCTTCGCAATGGGTTGCTACGAACCCTTGCTGCGATGGTTGCAGAAAAGTGCCGACCTTCTGTGCGTCATCGGCTTTTGTGTGATGGCCTTCCTCAAACTGTGTTTTCTCGCGATCTTGCGTTACGAGATACGGGAAATGATTCAAAAGATCCGTGTCCTCACTGAGTGCGCGGAGGAACCGTGTCTGGACGGTGGAAGGACCTCTTTCGCGGTAGGTGGCAAAGCGTGCGATCAAAGTACCAGGGCACTACTGCTCGACAAGCGAGGATCCTTAGAGACCTTAGGGTATAAGGACAAGCACGGGAACGGGAACAATAACGACGCTGCCTTTGACGAGTACAACAAGTCCAGTCCCGTTTAGCGGATGACTATGACTATGCCTTGAATCGCTTGAGACGACACGCATGTGATACCCGGTGATACTACTGACCTCAGTGCAGTCACGTGATAGGAGAAAGAGTATCGAGAAAGCAAGACGGAAATGTGCCTAAATGCGAATGATGTCTCTGTCGCAACGTCGTACGCTAGGGCTGCCTCACGTATCAGTGGTGACAACATGCCGAAGATGGAAGAAACGAAGCCTTCGTGCATTTCAGCTTCAAGTCTCACGTGCAATCATGATGCACTGTAAAAGAAAATGTCTAAAGGGAACCCTATGAGACAAAAAAATCGCCTTGACAGAGAAAACTTTCTCTCTGTCCCTAACCACGGCTCGCTTTTAACCCGGCTAGAGATCTTTCCAACACATAATCTTCTTTTAGAGTGAGTTGATGTTTAAAGATCAAACACATCACATGGAGTACATTCGAAGTACATTAGAAGCACTTGGAAGCTCCGGTGTACAAAAACGCAAGCCAACAGGGTGCGTCTCGAAGAGAGTGCGTTTGCACGACGGATCTCAACGAGAGTTTGGGAAACACTTGCAACCACAATCACACCACTCTACGAGgccaaagaaaaagagaaaggaactTCTTCCACCACTTGCGTACAGTGAAACAGGGTATAGCTCAATAGCAAGCCCCCTAGGGATCCTCCCCCACCCACGATGCTGTCAACATTCCTCTGATTACATAAGGGACTCggacaaagaaagaaaactgcgACGGCGGCGCAGCGCCCTTTCTTGGGACACTTctcagcacacacacacaccaccagAGCAGTCTTGGCCATGTTAGTGTCTGACGGACGAGGCAGTTATGGCGCCATGTGCACAAGTACAAAGACAACCCCGCTCCCAAGTGTTATCCAAACGTCTTCTCCACCCTGGCCCTTACTGTCAACCGCCTATGAGGGAAGTAAGCAGCTAGGATATGCTTCCTCCCATTCCTTCAAAGACCGCTGCAGGCTCCGTGTAATTTCTTAATTTACCTTTGAGTTCATTTTGTTTGCGTTTAGACCGCCCATACTCACTTTTTCGGGACGTCAGTCGCTAAGGTGCTGCGACCCTTAAAGTGCGCCAAACGCAGTAGATCTTCACGTGTATTCGGGATTCTACCCACTTTATGTCATCGCAACCTACTTGTCTCACACAGTCTTCTCCCAAAATGTTGTTTCTCGGTGTGACGTGAAGTACCACAAAAAttatttaacttttttttttattttaaaatttaattaattttagtTTTGAGAAGTTATGACCCCATCTGGCGACATTCCTCCTCGAAGGTCGATTTCTGTCTTCTCACCATagctgctggcagtcttccaacgtaaGACGGTGAGCGGGGACGCGCGCTGTTGCTATGAGATGGACGCCAGAGCTCTCGGAGACGTCATCTACTCTTTGGGGAATCCGAAACT is a window encoding:
- the LOC135394255 gene encoding CD151 antigen-like; amino-acid sequence: MFLHQAMRYYRLWIYTCNVALLAGALAFTVAASWTLSDFRASLVPGLRLADPSFAYAAAALLLQGGLLQAIGCLGALRMNSRLLNAYWGLLLALLLGDALAGFAWLFRYRNLVAGLRAAILATFQEDYGSRAGYRFMWDRLQSENRCCGVQGPSDFNGTSWLREQRLANSWFRQMVPESCCPTPLNRSCAVELNGAFAMGCYEPLLRWLQKSADLLCVIGFCVMAFLKLCFLAILRYEIREMIQKIRVLTECAEEPCLDGGRTSFAVGGKACDQSTRALLLDKRGSLETLGYKDKHGNGNNNDAAFDEYNKSSPV